In one window of Lepidochelys kempii isolate rLepKem1 chromosome 27, rLepKem1.hap2, whole genome shotgun sequence DNA:
- the HAP1 gene encoding huntingtin-associated protein 1 isoform X2, with amino-acid sequence MEFWSSPAAYEEVRGSVALAGPPDLIANELEEVLCSERVGRITKTYHDLDAVTNLLEEKERDLELAARIGQSLLKQNRSLTERNELLEDQLELAKEEIAQLRHEVSMRDDLLHLYTNTVEDSEPATATATPLRRNESSLSLQQCVQYDTLQQKLRGLEEENQKLRLEATSIASETFQYEDQEQQLMLDCVEQFSEASRQVVSLSEELARKTEDTARQQEEISQLLAQIVDLQQKCRMYGVEVEELQQHLATTKEAQQKLRTEDLQEKYAECEGMLHEAQEEIKTLRTRNLPNSTLSRYSLLPVDSLAAEIKGIMRKGADSSPSSEYKSYKRVFETVKVVNQAVKAKSRAESPQNLPGSKPSSALPSAGCSRVSTPRTSYYGSDSASLALESLESALGEEKLRGTPGTPGRHDLEAALQRLSARQESHASERSFFETEREQKLNQLARDVESSSGFLTPNDSILSTSTNYSGSSEHTGASGFSLGSLSYLPDKLQIVKPLEGSVTLHHWQQLAKPNLGGILDPRPGVLTKDFRQLDVDLEEVYNLNDLEEDDVDLSVFPALAASTPSKANGCSSVFRSSINNLPQTPSTFTITTCRILHPSKEITMVTPSLYNTVVPSCGPFERLSAAGPLPQAPDPGPRPLAAPLRLVTLLLEHGISASVRASNALAALRAPEPPSWLSPLREQWDSLGGRSLGSSGLAQPFPRAAGLEDSGAPGPSGSQNKSNIFSWNLVEKLKRLRLDNVVARGEASFRGAEEARQPAGTPAATTTRP; translated from the exons ATGGAGTTCTGGAGCAGCCCCGCAGCCTACGAGGAGGTGCGCGGGAGCGTAGCTCTGGCCGGCCCCCCGGATCTGATCGCTAACGAGCTGGAGGAAG TCCTCTGTTCTGAGCGGGTCGGCAGGATCACAAAGACCTACCATGATCTTGACGCGGTGACCAACCTGCTGGAGGAG AAGGAACGGGACCTGGAGCTCGCAGCCCGGATCGGGCAGTCCCTGCTGAAGCAGAACCGGAGCCTGACGGAGCGCAATGAGCTCCTGGAGGACCAGCTGGAGCTGGCCAAGGAGGAG ATTGCCCAGCTGCGGCACGAAGTCTCCATGCGGGATGACCTGCTCCATCTCTACACCAACACCGTGGAAGACAGTGAGCCGGCCACAGCCACTGCCACGCC gctGCGACGGAACGAGTCCTCGCTGTCCCTGCAGCAGTGCGTCCAGTACGACACCCTGCAGCAGAAACTCAGGGGCCTGGAGGAGGAGAACCAGAAGCTGCGCTTGGAG GCCACCAGCATCGCCTCGGAAACCTTCCAGTACGAGGACCAGGAGCAGCAGCTGATGCTGGACTGCGTGGAACAGTTCT ctgaaGCCAGCCGGCAGGTGGTTTCTCTCTCCGAGGAGCTGGCCCGCAAGACTGAGGACACGGCCCGGCAGCAGGAGGAGATCAGCCAGCTCCTGGCCCAGATCGTGGACCTGCAGCAGAAGTGCCGCATG TACGGCGTGGAGGTGGAAGAGCTGCAGCAGCATCTGGCCACGACGAAGGAGGCTCAGCAGAAGCTGCGCACTGAG GACCTGCAGGAGAAATACGCCGAGTGCGAGGGCATGCTGCACGAGGCCCAGGAGGAGATCAAAACCCTGCGCACCCGGAACCTCCCCAACAGCACCCTCAGCCGGTACAGCCTGCTGCCCGTG GACTCGCTGGCCGCGGAGATCAAAGGGATCATGAGGAAAGGAGCTGACAGCTCACCCTCCTCAGAGTACAA GAGCTACAAGCGGGTCTTCGAGACGGTGAAGGTCGTGAACCAGGCAGTCAAAGCCAAGTCGCGTGCGGAGTCACCCCAGAACCTGCCCGGCTCCAAGCCGTCCTCGGCCCTCCCCTCGGCAGGGTGCAGCCGGGTCAGCACGCCCCGCACCAGCTACTACGGGTCAGACAGCGCCAGCCTGGCACTGGAGAGCCTGGAGAGCGCCCT AGGCGAGGAGAAGCTGCGAGGCACTCCGGGCACCCCGGGCAGGCACGACCTGGAGGCCGCGCTGCAGCGTCTGTCCGCCCGCCAGGAGAGCCATGCCTCGGAGCGCTCCTTCTTCGAGACGGAGCGCGAGCAGAAGCTGAACCAACTGGCCAGGGACGTGGAGAGCTCCAGTGGGTTCCTCACGCCCAACGACAGCATCCTGTCCACCAGCACCAATTACTCTGGCAGCTCGGAGCACACCGGGGCCTCCGGCTTCTCCCTCGGCTCCCTCTCCTACCTGCCGGACAAGCTGCAGATCGTCAAGCCCCTGGAAG GCTCGGTGACTCTCCACCACTGGCAGCAGCTGGCAAAGCCCAACCTGGGCGGGATCCTGGACCCCCGGCCTGGTGTGCTCACCAAAGACTTCCGGCAGCTGGACGTAGACCTGGAGGAGGTCTACAACCTGAATGACCTTGAGGAGGATGACGTGGACCTGAGTGTGTTCCCGGCACTTGCTGCGTCCACGCCTTCCAAAGCCAACGGCTGCTCCAGTG TGTTCCGCTCCTCCATTAACAACCTCCCCCAGACTCCATCCACCTTCACCATCACCACCTGCCGCATCCTGCACCCCAGCAAGGAGATCACCATGGTGACGCCCAG tctTTATAATACAGTCGTGCCCTCTTGTGGACCCTTTGAGAGGCTGAGTGCCgctggccccctgccccaggctccggATCCTGGCCCCAGGCCGCTGGCTGCGCCTCTCAGGCTCgtcactctgctgctggagcaCGGCATCTCCGCCTCGGTGCGAGCGAGCAACGCCCTGGCTGCGCTCCGGGCGCCGGAGCCCCCCTCCTGGCTTTCCCCCTTGAGGGAGCAGTGGGACAGCCTggggggaaggtctctgggcaGCTCAGGCTTGGCTCAGCCTTTCCCTAGGGCTGCCGGGCTGGAGGACAGCGGGGCCCCTGGGCCTAGCGGATCCCAGAATAAGAGCAACATCTTCAGCTGGAACCTGGTGGAGAAGCTGAAGAGACTCAGGCTGGACAACGTGGTGGCCAGAGGAGAGGCCTCCTTCCGCGGCGCAGAAGAGGCCAGGCAGCCCGCTGGGACACCGGCCGCCACCACCACACGGCCGTGA
- the HAP1 gene encoding huntingtin-associated protein 1 isoform X1, with amino-acid sequence MFPPELCEVGGLCGPRAMEFWSSPAAYEEVRGSVALAGPPDLIANELEEVLCSERVGRITKTYHDLDAVTNLLEEKERDLELAARIGQSLLKQNRSLTERNELLEDQLELAKEEIAQLRHEVSMRDDLLHLYTNTVEDSEPATATATPLRRNESSLSLQQCVQYDTLQQKLRGLEEENQKLRLEATSIASETFQYEDQEQQLMLDCVEQFSEASRQVVSLSEELARKTEDTARQQEEISQLLAQIVDLQQKCRMYGVEVEELQQHLATTKEAQQKLRTELQDLQEKYAECEGMLHEAQEEIKTLRTRNLPNSTLSRYSLLPVDSLAAEIKGIMRKGADSSPSSEYKSYKRVFETVKVVNQAVKAKSRAESPQNLPGSKPSSALPSAGCSRVSTPRTSYYGSDSASLALESLESALGEEKLRGTPGTPGRHDLEAALQRLSARQESHASERSFFETEREQKLNQLARDVESSSGFLTPNDSILSTSTNYSGSSEHTGASGFSLGSLSYLPDKLQIVKPLEGSVTLHHWQQLAKPNLGGILDPRPGVLTKDFRQLDVDLEEVYNLNDLEEDDVDLSVFPALAASTPSKANGCSSVFRSSINNLPQTPSTFTITTCRILHPSKEITMVTPSLYNTVVPSCGPFERLSAAGPLPQAPDPGPRPLAAPLRLVTLLLEHGISASVRASNALAALRAPEPPSWLSPLREQWDSLGGRSLGSSGLAQPFPRAAGLEDSGAPGPSGSQNKSNIFSWNLVEKLKRLRLDNVVARGEASFRGAEEARQPAGTPAATTTRP; translated from the exons ATGTTTCCCCCCGAGCTGTGCGaggtgggggggctctgtgggCCCCGGGCCATGGAGTTCTGGAGCAGCCCCGCAGCCTACGAGGAGGTGCGCGGGAGCGTAGCTCTGGCCGGCCCCCCGGATCTGATCGCTAACGAGCTGGAGGAAG TCCTCTGTTCTGAGCGGGTCGGCAGGATCACAAAGACCTACCATGATCTTGACGCGGTGACCAACCTGCTGGAGGAG AAGGAACGGGACCTGGAGCTCGCAGCCCGGATCGGGCAGTCCCTGCTGAAGCAGAACCGGAGCCTGACGGAGCGCAATGAGCTCCTGGAGGACCAGCTGGAGCTGGCCAAGGAGGAG ATTGCCCAGCTGCGGCACGAAGTCTCCATGCGGGATGACCTGCTCCATCTCTACACCAACACCGTGGAAGACAGTGAGCCGGCCACAGCCACTGCCACGCC gctGCGACGGAACGAGTCCTCGCTGTCCCTGCAGCAGTGCGTCCAGTACGACACCCTGCAGCAGAAACTCAGGGGCCTGGAGGAGGAGAACCAGAAGCTGCGCTTGGAG GCCACCAGCATCGCCTCGGAAACCTTCCAGTACGAGGACCAGGAGCAGCAGCTGATGCTGGACTGCGTGGAACAGTTCT ctgaaGCCAGCCGGCAGGTGGTTTCTCTCTCCGAGGAGCTGGCCCGCAAGACTGAGGACACGGCCCGGCAGCAGGAGGAGATCAGCCAGCTCCTGGCCCAGATCGTGGACCTGCAGCAGAAGTGCCGCATG TACGGCGTGGAGGTGGAAGAGCTGCAGCAGCATCTGGCCACGACGAAGGAGGCTCAGCAGAAGCTGCGCACTGAG CTGCAGGACCTGCAGGAGAAATACGCCGAGTGCGAGGGCATGCTGCACGAGGCCCAGGAGGAGATCAAAACCCTGCGCACCCGGAACCTCCCCAACAGCACCCTCAGCCGGTACAGCCTGCTGCCCGTG GACTCGCTGGCCGCGGAGATCAAAGGGATCATGAGGAAAGGAGCTGACAGCTCACCCTCCTCAGAGTACAA GAGCTACAAGCGGGTCTTCGAGACGGTGAAGGTCGTGAACCAGGCAGTCAAAGCCAAGTCGCGTGCGGAGTCACCCCAGAACCTGCCCGGCTCCAAGCCGTCCTCGGCCCTCCCCTCGGCAGGGTGCAGCCGGGTCAGCACGCCCCGCACCAGCTACTACGGGTCAGACAGCGCCAGCCTGGCACTGGAGAGCCTGGAGAGCGCCCT AGGCGAGGAGAAGCTGCGAGGCACTCCGGGCACCCCGGGCAGGCACGACCTGGAGGCCGCGCTGCAGCGTCTGTCCGCCCGCCAGGAGAGCCATGCCTCGGAGCGCTCCTTCTTCGAGACGGAGCGCGAGCAGAAGCTGAACCAACTGGCCAGGGACGTGGAGAGCTCCAGTGGGTTCCTCACGCCCAACGACAGCATCCTGTCCACCAGCACCAATTACTCTGGCAGCTCGGAGCACACCGGGGCCTCCGGCTTCTCCCTCGGCTCCCTCTCCTACCTGCCGGACAAGCTGCAGATCGTCAAGCCCCTGGAAG GCTCGGTGACTCTCCACCACTGGCAGCAGCTGGCAAAGCCCAACCTGGGCGGGATCCTGGACCCCCGGCCTGGTGTGCTCACCAAAGACTTCCGGCAGCTGGACGTAGACCTGGAGGAGGTCTACAACCTGAATGACCTTGAGGAGGATGACGTGGACCTGAGTGTGTTCCCGGCACTTGCTGCGTCCACGCCTTCCAAAGCCAACGGCTGCTCCAGTG TGTTCCGCTCCTCCATTAACAACCTCCCCCAGACTCCATCCACCTTCACCATCACCACCTGCCGCATCCTGCACCCCAGCAAGGAGATCACCATGGTGACGCCCAG tctTTATAATACAGTCGTGCCCTCTTGTGGACCCTTTGAGAGGCTGAGTGCCgctggccccctgccccaggctccggATCCTGGCCCCAGGCCGCTGGCTGCGCCTCTCAGGCTCgtcactctgctgctggagcaCGGCATCTCCGCCTCGGTGCGAGCGAGCAACGCCCTGGCTGCGCTCCGGGCGCCGGAGCCCCCCTCCTGGCTTTCCCCCTTGAGGGAGCAGTGGGACAGCCTggggggaaggtctctgggcaGCTCAGGCTTGGCTCAGCCTTTCCCTAGGGCTGCCGGGCTGGAGGACAGCGGGGCCCCTGGGCCTAGCGGATCCCAGAATAAGAGCAACATCTTCAGCTGGAACCTGGTGGAGAAGCTGAAGAGACTCAGGCTGGACAACGTGGTGGCCAGAGGAGAGGCCTCCTTCCGCGGCGCAGAAGAGGCCAGGCAGCCCGCTGGGACACCGGCCGCCACCACCACACGGCCGTGA
- the HAP1 gene encoding huntingtin-associated protein 1 isoform X3: MEFWSSPAAYEEVRGSVALAGPPDLIANELEEVLCSERVGRITKTYHDLDAVTNLLEEKERDLELAARIGQSLLKQNRSLTERNELLEDQLELAKEEIAQLRHEVSMRDDLLHLYTNTVEDSEPATATATPLRRNESSLSLQQCVQYDTLQQKLRGLEEENQKLRLEATSIASETFQYEDQEQQLMLDCVEQFSEASRQVVSLSEELARKTEDTARQQEEISQLLAQIVDLQQKCRMYGVEVEELQQHLATTKEAQQKLRTELQDLQEKYAECEGMLHEAQEEIKTLRTRNLPNSTLSRYSLLPVDSLAAEIKGIMRKGADSSPSSEYKSYKRVFETVKVVNQAVKAKSRAESPQNLPGSKPSSALPSAGCSRVSTPRTSYYGSDSASLALESLESALGEEKLRGTPGTPGRHDLEAALQRLSARQESHASERSFFETEREQKLNQLARDVESSSGFLTPNDSILSTSTNYSGSSEHTGASGFSLGSLSYLPDKLQIVKPLEGSVTLHHWQQLAKPNLGGILDPRPGVLTKDFRQLDVDLEEVYNLNDLEEDDVDLSVFPALAASTPSKANGCSSVFIIQSCPLVDPLRG; the protein is encoded by the exons ATGGAGTTCTGGAGCAGCCCCGCAGCCTACGAGGAGGTGCGCGGGAGCGTAGCTCTGGCCGGCCCCCCGGATCTGATCGCTAACGAGCTGGAGGAAG TCCTCTGTTCTGAGCGGGTCGGCAGGATCACAAAGACCTACCATGATCTTGACGCGGTGACCAACCTGCTGGAGGAG AAGGAACGGGACCTGGAGCTCGCAGCCCGGATCGGGCAGTCCCTGCTGAAGCAGAACCGGAGCCTGACGGAGCGCAATGAGCTCCTGGAGGACCAGCTGGAGCTGGCCAAGGAGGAG ATTGCCCAGCTGCGGCACGAAGTCTCCATGCGGGATGACCTGCTCCATCTCTACACCAACACCGTGGAAGACAGTGAGCCGGCCACAGCCACTGCCACGCC gctGCGACGGAACGAGTCCTCGCTGTCCCTGCAGCAGTGCGTCCAGTACGACACCCTGCAGCAGAAACTCAGGGGCCTGGAGGAGGAGAACCAGAAGCTGCGCTTGGAG GCCACCAGCATCGCCTCGGAAACCTTCCAGTACGAGGACCAGGAGCAGCAGCTGATGCTGGACTGCGTGGAACAGTTCT ctgaaGCCAGCCGGCAGGTGGTTTCTCTCTCCGAGGAGCTGGCCCGCAAGACTGAGGACACGGCCCGGCAGCAGGAGGAGATCAGCCAGCTCCTGGCCCAGATCGTGGACCTGCAGCAGAAGTGCCGCATG TACGGCGTGGAGGTGGAAGAGCTGCAGCAGCATCTGGCCACGACGAAGGAGGCTCAGCAGAAGCTGCGCACTGAG CTGCAGGACCTGCAGGAGAAATACGCCGAGTGCGAGGGCATGCTGCACGAGGCCCAGGAGGAGATCAAAACCCTGCGCACCCGGAACCTCCCCAACAGCACCCTCAGCCGGTACAGCCTGCTGCCCGTG GACTCGCTGGCCGCGGAGATCAAAGGGATCATGAGGAAAGGAGCTGACAGCTCACCCTCCTCAGAGTACAA GAGCTACAAGCGGGTCTTCGAGACGGTGAAGGTCGTGAACCAGGCAGTCAAAGCCAAGTCGCGTGCGGAGTCACCCCAGAACCTGCCCGGCTCCAAGCCGTCCTCGGCCCTCCCCTCGGCAGGGTGCAGCCGGGTCAGCACGCCCCGCACCAGCTACTACGGGTCAGACAGCGCCAGCCTGGCACTGGAGAGCCTGGAGAGCGCCCT AGGCGAGGAGAAGCTGCGAGGCACTCCGGGCACCCCGGGCAGGCACGACCTGGAGGCCGCGCTGCAGCGTCTGTCCGCCCGCCAGGAGAGCCATGCCTCGGAGCGCTCCTTCTTCGAGACGGAGCGCGAGCAGAAGCTGAACCAACTGGCCAGGGACGTGGAGAGCTCCAGTGGGTTCCTCACGCCCAACGACAGCATCCTGTCCACCAGCACCAATTACTCTGGCAGCTCGGAGCACACCGGGGCCTCCGGCTTCTCCCTCGGCTCCCTCTCCTACCTGCCGGACAAGCTGCAGATCGTCAAGCCCCTGGAAG GCTCGGTGACTCTCCACCACTGGCAGCAGCTGGCAAAGCCCAACCTGGGCGGGATCCTGGACCCCCGGCCTGGTGTGCTCACCAAAGACTTCCGGCAGCTGGACGTAGACCTGGAGGAGGTCTACAACCTGAATGACCTTGAGGAGGATGACGTGGACCTGAGTGTGTTCCCGGCACTTGCTGCGTCCACGCCTTCCAAAGCCAACGGCTGCTCCAGTG tctTTATAATACAGTCGTGCCCTCTTGTGGACCCTTTGAGAGGCTGA